Proteins encoded by one window of Proteiniborus sp. DW1:
- a CDS encoding GerMN domain-containing protein, translated as MKRGLIFFLVLIISVFSLIGCSKNKGKDNNDVTLADGNDVQTEDPVEQEDNTTDIEKAKYIDFAVYLKHKDLPYIFGERFEIKSDDPILKEKTLEEIALDKLFNYDLESFISPVPKNTKILGIEKKDAIVYLDLSKEFVNNMPKDKALTRMAIEAIVNTLTFFPENEKVVFKIEGETIKEINGVSLDKEFIFSTEFIPEK; from the coding sequence ATGAAGAGAGGATTAATATTTTTCTTAGTATTAATTATTTCAGTATTTAGTTTAATAGGATGTTCAAAGAATAAGGGGAAAGATAATAATGATGTTACTTTAGCTGATGGCAATGATGTCCAGACAGAGGATCCTGTAGAACAAGAGGATAATACCACAGATATAGAAAAAGCAAAATATATAGATTTTGCAGTATATTTGAAGCATAAGGACTTACCATATATATTTGGAGAAAGATTTGAAATAAAGTCAGATGATCCAATACTTAAGGAAAAGACCCTTGAAGAAATAGCACTAGATAAACTATTTAATTATGATCTGGAAAGCTTTATATCTCCAGTTCCTAAGAACACAAAGATATTGGGGATTGAAAAAAAGGATGCTATAGTATATTTAGACTTATCAAAGGAATTTGTGAATAATATGCCCAAGGATAAAGCATTAACAAGGATGGCTATAGAGGCAATAGTTAATACTCTAACTTTTTTCCCAGAAAATGAAAAGGTTGTGTTTAAGATAGAAGGGGAAACTATTAAAGAAATTAATGGAGTTAGTTTAGACAAGGAATTTATTTTTAGTACTGAGTTTATACCTGAGAAATAA
- a CDS encoding DUF523 domain-containing protein — MYLISACLVGIDCKYSGGNNLNPKIVKLLEEKKVILVCPEQLGGLTTPRLPSEIVYDEDGNKKVVNIEGQDVTKEFFKGAEETLKIAKLMGAKVAILKAKSPSCGKGKVYDGQFRHVLVDGNGITTDLLEKNGIKVYTEEDDIDF; from the coding sequence ATGTATTTAATAAGTGCTTGCTTAGTAGGTATTGACTGTAAATATAGTGGAGGGAACAATCTTAATCCTAAAATCGTCAAACTTTTAGAAGAGAAAAAGGTAATATTAGTCTGTCCTGAGCAGTTAGGCGGGCTGACAACTCCTAGACTTCCTTCTGAAATTGTATATGATGAAGATGGCAACAAAAAGGTAGTAAACATAGAAGGACAAGATGTAACGAAAGAGTTCTTTAAAGGTGCAGAGGAGACATTGAAAATCGCCAAACTAATGGGAGCAAAAGTAGCAATACTCAAAGCAAAGAGCCCATCATGTGGAAAAGGAAAAGTATATGATGGACAATTTAGACATGTACTAGTTGATGGAAATGGGATAACGACTGACCTCCTTGAGAAAAACGGTATTAAAGTATATACCGAAGAAGATGATATTGATTTCTAA